The Actinomadura sp. WMMB 499 genome includes a window with the following:
- a CDS encoding enediyne biosynthesis protein UnbU — MSSATPQTTTAEPPARPAKDPRVIALRRFAISITAFTILGHTVLGFEQAYVTPLAALAVAYTLELGLEALDAWANRRPRKFAGGPRTMVEFLLPAHITALACAMLLYANSRLGPVVFSVIIGITSKYLIRVRVGGKVRHVMNPSNLGIAVILVLFPWVGIAPPYQFTEWVSGPLDWVIPALILASGTMLNAMLTKKMPLILGWVGAFAAQAVVRTLIDGTSTVSALLAMTGVAFVLFTNYMITDPGTTPVRPRNQVCFGAATAVVYGLLVTFHIVYGLFFALVIVCALRGAGLGLLSLRRRAAERTAPRAGAAAPRQAVLPGATLATPDEAR, encoded by the coding sequence GTGAGTTCAGCGACCCCTCAGACGACCACGGCGGAGCCGCCCGCGCGGCCCGCCAAGGACCCCCGCGTCATCGCCCTGCGCCGGTTCGCGATCTCCATCACGGCGTTCACGATCCTGGGCCACACCGTGCTGGGCTTCGAGCAGGCGTACGTCACCCCGCTCGCCGCGCTGGCCGTGGCCTACACGCTGGAGCTGGGGCTGGAGGCCCTGGACGCGTGGGCGAACCGCCGCCCGCGCAAGTTCGCCGGCGGGCCCCGGACGATGGTGGAGTTCCTGCTGCCCGCGCACATCACCGCGCTGGCGTGCGCGATGCTGCTCTACGCCAACAGCCGCCTCGGCCCCGTCGTCTTCTCCGTGATCATCGGCATCACGTCCAAGTACCTGATCCGGGTGCGGGTCGGCGGCAAGGTGCGGCATGTGATGAACCCGTCCAACCTGGGCATCGCGGTCATCCTGGTGCTGTTCCCCTGGGTCGGGATCGCGCCGCCCTACCAGTTCACCGAATGGGTGAGCGGACCCCTGGACTGGGTCATCCCCGCGCTGATCCTGGCCTCGGGGACCATGCTCAACGCCATGCTCACCAAGAAGATGCCGCTGATCCTCGGGTGGGTGGGCGCGTTCGCCGCCCAGGCGGTCGTGCGCACCCTGATCGACGGCACCTCCACGGTCAGCGCGCTGCTGGCGATGACCGGCGTGGCGTTCGTCCTGTTCACCAACTACATGATCACCGACCCGGGGACGACGCCGGTCCGGCCCCGCAACCAGGTGTGCTTCGGCGCGGCGACGGCGGTGGTGTACGGCCTGCTCGTCACCTTCCACATCGTCTACGGGCTGTTCTTCGCCCTGGTCATCGTGTGCGCGCTGCGGGGGGCCGGACTGGGGCTGCTGTCGCTGCGCCGGCGCGCTGCCGAGCGCACCGCGCCCCGCGCCGGCGCCGCGGCGCCGCGGCAGGCGGTGCTGCCCGGCGCGACGCTCGCGACGCCCGACGAGGCCCGGTGA